The following proteins are encoded in a genomic region of Aquifex aeolicus VF5:
- the murA gene encoding UDP-N-acetylglucosamine 1-carboxyvinyltransferase — translation MKNTTLYTYRDYFVIRGGKPLTGKVKISGAKNAALPIMFATILTEEPCTITNVPDLLDVRNTLLLLRELGAELEFLNNTVFINPSINSFITNQEIIRRMRASVLSLGPLLGRFGRAVVGLPGGCSIGARPIDQHLKFFKEAGADVEVREGYVYVNLKEKRRVHFKFDLVTVTGTENALLYLASVPEESILENIALEPEVMDLIEVLKKMGAHVKVEGRSAYVKGSENLKGFTHSVIPDRIEAGTFMVGAVLTDGEILLENARINHLRAVVEKLKLIGGEVVEENGNLRVFRKESLRACDIETQVYPGFPTDMQAQFMALLSVAKGKSRIKENIFEHRFHHAQELNRLGANITVRGNTAYVEGVERLYGSEVYSTDLRASASLVLAGLVAQGETVVRDVYHLDRGYEKLEEKLKKLGADIERVSEL, via the coding sequence ATGAAGAACACCACATTATATACTTACCGTGATTACTTCGTTATAAGGGGAGGAAAGCCCCTTACCGGGAAGGTAAAAATTTCGGGGGCAAAGAACGCTGCCCTCCCCATTATGTTTGCAACGATCCTTACGGAAGAACCCTGCACCATTACAAACGTTCCGGATCTCCTTGATGTAAGAAATACTCTACTTTTGCTTCGGGAACTTGGAGCAGAGCTTGAGTTTTTAAACAACACCGTTTTTATAAATCCATCTATTAACTCCTTTATTACAAATCAGGAAATCATAAGGCGCATGCGTGCTTCCGTTTTGAGCCTTGGTCCCCTTCTCGGGAGATTTGGAAGGGCGGTCGTTGGACTTCCCGGCGGTTGTTCTATAGGAGCGAGACCAATAGACCAGCACCTGAAGTTTTTCAAAGAAGCTGGTGCAGATGTAGAGGTCAGGGAGGGGTACGTATACGTAAACTTGAAGGAAAAGAGGAGAGTTCACTTTAAATTTGACCTCGTTACCGTCACGGGAACTGAAAACGCACTACTTTATCTGGCAAGCGTTCCCGAAGAGAGCATCCTTGAAAATATTGCCTTAGAACCCGAAGTAATGGATTTAATAGAAGTCTTGAAGAAAATGGGAGCACATGTAAAAGTTGAAGGGAGGAGTGCTTACGTAAAAGGTTCTGAAAACTTGAAAGGGTTTACTCACTCGGTTATTCCCGACAGGATAGAGGCTGGCACTTTTATGGTCGGGGCTGTGCTAACGGACGGAGAAATCCTTCTGGAAAACGCGAGAATAAATCACCTCAGAGCGGTTGTAGAGAAGTTAAAACTTATCGGAGGAGAGGTTGTGGAAGAAAACGGGAACTTGAGGGTATTCAGGAAGGAAAGTTTAAGGGCTTGTGATATAGAAACTCAGGTTTACCCGGGATTTCCCACGGATATGCAGGCCCAGTTCATGGCACTCCTTTCGGTAGCAAAGGGGAAATCAAGGATAAAGGAAAACATCTTTGAACACAGGTTTCACCACGCTCAGGAACTGAACAGGCTCGGGGCAAACATAACCGTGAGGGGAAACACAGCCTACGTTGAGGGGGTAGAAAGGCTCTACGGAAGTGAGGTTTACTCAACAGACCTCAGGGCTTCCGCATCTCTCGTGCTCGCGGGTTTGGTCGCCCAAGGGGAAACCGTGGTGAGGGACGTTTACCACCTTGACAGGGGTTATGAAAAACTTGAAGAAAAGTTAAAGAAACTCGGAGCCGACATAGAAAGGGTAAGTGAATTATGA
- a CDS encoding adenylosuccinate synthase translates to MEKLIILGAQWGDEGKGKIVDLLSEHFDITVRYQGGSNAGHTVVVNSQKFILHLLPTGILHEHVKGVIAQGMVVDLEVLHKEVKNLEEKGIYVKERLFISDRAHLVMPYHKLLDSLFEKKKGIGTTLRGIGPAYMFKYGRKGIRISDLKDEKRFYTLLEDNLDFVKNICEKVFCEKFDLDINQIYEEQLRYFEEFKENVVDLLRFFNTQKGSVLFEGAQGTLLDVDMGTYPYVTSSNASALGLSNGTGMPPKYFSDAFFLGVAKAYTTRVGEGPFPTELKGEEGEKLRELGGEYGSTTGRPRRCGWLDLVALKYAVQVNGLDGFVITKLDVLDTFDEVKVCVAYELDGEVIDYFPASYSELIRVKPVYKTLKGWKKSTKGAKDVSELPKEALDYVKFIEEYTGVPVVMLSTGPKRDEYIWLKEILRTRSGYS, encoded by the coding sequence ATGGAAAAGCTCATTATTTTGGGTGCCCAGTGGGGTGACGAAGGAAAGGGTAAGATAGTAGACCTCCTTTCTGAACACTTTGACATAACCGTAAGGTATCAGGGCGGTAGCAACGCGGGACATACTGTAGTCGTAAACTCCCAGAAGTTTATCCTCCACCTCCTTCCCACGGGCATACTCCACGAACACGTAAAGGGCGTAATAGCACAGGGAATGGTTGTGGATCTTGAAGTTCTCCACAAAGAGGTAAAGAATCTCGAAGAAAAGGGGATATACGTAAAGGAAAGGCTGTTTATAAGCGACAGAGCTCACCTCGTTATGCCCTACCACAAGCTCCTAGATTCCCTTTTTGAAAAGAAAAAGGGTATAGGCACGACTTTAAGGGGTATAGGCCCCGCCTACATGTTCAAATACGGAAGGAAGGGGATAAGGATAAGCGATCTGAAAGACGAAAAACGCTTTTACACCTTGCTGGAAGACAATCTAGATTTCGTTAAAAACATTTGTGAAAAGGTATTCTGCGAAAAGTTTGACCTTGACATAAACCAGATTTACGAGGAACAGCTCAGGTACTTTGAGGAGTTTAAAGAAAACGTCGTTGACCTTTTGAGGTTTTTCAACACCCAGAAAGGTTCAGTCCTATTTGAAGGTGCTCAAGGAACGCTCCTTGACGTTGACATGGGAACTTACCCTTACGTGACTTCTTCAAACGCCTCAGCTCTCGGGCTTTCCAACGGAACTGGTATGCCTCCCAAGTACTTCTCCGACGCTTTCTTCCTCGGCGTGGCAAAAGCCTACACCACGAGGGTAGGAGAAGGACCTTTCCCCACGGAACTCAAAGGCGAAGAGGGAGAAAAACTCAGAGAACTTGGCGGGGAGTACGGATCCACTACGGGAAGACCGAGAAGGTGCGGTTGGTTAGACCTCGTAGCCCTAAAATACGCAGTTCAGGTAAACGGGCTCGACGGGTTTGTGATAACGAAGCTTGACGTTTTAGATACCTTTGACGAGGTAAAGGTTTGCGTGGCTTACGAGCTGGACGGTGAGGTGATAGATTACTTCCCAGCCTCCTACTCGGAACTTATAAGGGTTAAACCCGTATACAAAACCTTAAAGGGATGGAAGAAAAGCACAAAAGGTGCTAAAGACGTCAGTGAATTGCCAAAGGAAGCTCTCGATTACGTAAAATTTATTGAAGAGTACACGGGTGTCCCCGTAGTAATGCTATCCACAGGACCGAAGAGGGACGAGTACATATGGCTCAAGGAGATACTCCGGACAAGAAGCGGCTATTCATAA
- a CDS encoding general secretion pathway protein GspK, whose protein sequence is MILVLVLGIILTLSFYAADLGESVQSAKEIVNKVYLKEKQYLILDSLVPKITELLKREDTSYDALSDLWAKPYTFETPLGSVSITIVDEDRYLNPNYITKYKGLSEVFEKLITYLEVDRELLDRILIWTGQEEGSLNTDYLPKGKPLDSTYEIELFWEKKEDLYGAEDREGLFEFLTVFSKGKVNINTAPLLVLYSLDRDIDMELAKRIADYRKEKPFKQLKDLLMVEGMTLDILYRIQNFANVKSSVFRIEMSMESHGVKTFLTVVYDRDGNKILFKELR, encoded by the coding sequence ATGATTCTAGTTCTGGTTCTCGGAATTATCTTAACGCTCAGTTTTTACGCTGCTGATCTCGGTGAAAGCGTCCAGAGTGCAAAGGAAATCGTAAACAAGGTTTATCTCAAAGAAAAGCAGTACCTCATCCTCGACTCCTTGGTTCCGAAGATAACGGAGCTCCTCAAAAGGGAAGACACCTCTTACGACGCCCTTTCTGACCTCTGGGCAAAACCCTACACCTTTGAGACACCCTTAGGAAGTGTTTCCATAACGATAGTGGACGAAGACAGGTACTTGAACCCGAACTATATAACAAAATACAAGGGATTGAGCGAGGTCTTTGAAAAACTCATCACTTACTTAGAAGTGGACAGGGAACTCCTCGATCGAATTCTAATCTGGACGGGTCAGGAGGAGGGAAGCCTCAACACGGATTACCTGCCTAAGGGAAAGCCTTTAGACTCAACTTACGAGATAGAACTCTTCTGGGAAAAGAAGGAGGATCTTTACGGTGCAGAGGACAGAGAAGGACTCTTTGAGTTTCTGACTGTCTTTTCAAAGGGAAAGGTAAATATCAACACCGCCCCCCTTCTCGTTCTTTACTCTCTGGACAGGGATATAGACATGGAACTAGCAAAGAGGATTGCGGATTACAGAAAGGAAAAACCTTTCAAACAATTGAAAGACCTTTTGATGGTGGAAGGGATGACTCTGGACATTCTTTACAGAATTCAGAACTTTGCGAACGTGAAGAGTTCTGTATTCAGGATAGAGATGAGCATGGAAAGTCATGGAGTTAAGACTTTCCTTACCGTAGTTTACGACCGGGACGGTAATAAGATACTCTTTAAGGAATTGAGATGA
- a CDS encoding type II secretion system F family protein: MKEFVYEGYKEGRKLSGKVRARDEVEAFKKLISEGVKPISIHEEKKKLSFKFFKKRVGEEELGFSLIQLSLLLSSGIPLTRALELVSSQTENENLKNAFFQVKEYVEKGYSLAEAFKRTGVFPEFLTEMLTGVQRGENLEYVFQVAGEYLQKVAEFKNKVITSITYPAFVITFSFLSLFVAVKFVVPRIAKVLEGFGKELPLITKLVILFSDVLTLFLLLLPLILLIFQFREKIFSRERLDYLTLKIPVIGKLNLYFNLSRFSRTLSMLLEASVPLSTALSIAVKSVSNVYLRKKLESLVSEVEKGKSFSALLSRENVLPELFVNLVETGEVSGELEKTLNLLAQVYEKQSDRLISFWLRLVEPLAILVIGITVGIIAFSVILPLTEISMGFKS, translated from the coding sequence ATGAAGGAGTTCGTTTACGAGGGATACAAAGAAGGCAGGAAGTTAAGCGGTAAGGTAAGGGCAAGGGACGAGGTCGAAGCCTTTAAAAAACTTATTTCCGAAGGAGTAAAGCCAATATCCATACACGAGGAGAAGAAAAAGTTAAGTTTTAAGTTTTTCAAGAAAAGGGTCGGTGAAGAAGAACTCGGCTTTTCCCTCATTCAACTTTCCCTGCTCCTCTCATCGGGCATCCCCCTCACCCGTGCCCTCGAGCTCGTGTCCTCACAGACCGAGAACGAAAACCTCAAGAACGCTTTTTTCCAGGTAAAGGAGTACGTAGAAAAAGGCTACAGCCTCGCGGAAGCCTTCAAGAGAACAGGAGTCTTTCCGGAGTTCTTAACGGAGATGCTCACGGGCGTCCAGAGAGGTGAGAACTTAGAGTACGTCTTTCAGGTGGCAGGCGAGTACCTTCAAAAAGTAGCGGAGTTCAAGAACAAGGTAATAACCTCTATAACGTACCCCGCCTTCGTCATTACTTTCAGTTTCCTTTCCCTCTTCGTAGCGGTCAAGTTCGTAGTCCCTAGGATCGCAAAAGTCCTCGAAGGCTTCGGAAAGGAACTTCCCCTGATAACCAAACTCGTGATACTTTTTTCGGACGTGTTGACTCTTTTCTTATTACTCCTTCCATTAATTCTCTTAATTTTCCAGTTCAGGGAAAAGATATTCTCAAGGGAAAGGCTCGATTACTTAACGCTGAAAATCCCGGTTATCGGAAAATTGAATTTATACTTTAACCTTTCACGTTTTTCGAGAACTCTTTCCATGCTCCTTGAGGCTTCCGTTCCCCTGAGCACCGCCCTTTCCATAGCGGTAAAGAGTGTAAGCAACGTGTACTTGAGGAAGAAGCTGGAAAGTTTGGTGAGCGAGGTAGAAAAAGGAAAGAGTTTTTCCGCACTCCTCTCAAGGGAAAACGTCCTTCCGGAACTCTTTGTGAATCTTGTAGAGACGGGGGAGGTGAGCGGTGAGCTTGAAAAAACTTTAAACTTGCTCGCTCAGGTTTACGAAAAGCAGTCGGATAGGCTGATAAGCTTCTGGCTCAGATTAGTTGAACCTCTAGCAATACTAGTGATAGGTATAACCGTCGGGATAATAGCCTTCAGCGTAATACTGCCCCTTACGGAAATCAGTATGGGATTTAAGTCTTGA
- a CDS encoding NTPase has product MKIIITGEPGVGKTTLVKKIVERLGKRAIGFWTEEVRDPETKKRTGFRIITTEGKKKIFSSKFFTSKKLVGSYGVNVQYFEELAIPILERAYREAKKDRRKVIIIDEIGKMELFSKKFRDLVRQIMHDPNVNVVATIPIRDVHPLVKEIRRLPGAVLIELTPENRDVILEDILSLLER; this is encoded by the coding sequence ATGAAAATCATCATAACCGGTGAACCCGGTGTAGGAAAAACAACCCTTGTAAAAAAAATCGTTGAAAGACTTGGAAAAAGAGCCATCGGTTTCTGGACGGAAGAAGTGAGAGATCCTGAAACAAAGAAGAGAACTGGGTTCAGGATAATAACAACTGAGGGAAAGAAGAAGATATTTTCTTCAAAGTTTTTTACCTCTAAAAAGCTGGTTGGTTCTTACGGTGTTAACGTCCAGTACTTTGAAGAACTTGCCATACCCATCCTTGAAAGGGCTTATAGGGAGGCAAAAAAAGACAGGAGAAAGGTGATAATCATAGACGAGATCGGTAAAATGGAACTCTTTTCCAAAAAGTTCAGGGATCTTGTAAGACAGATAATGCACGATCCGAACGTAAACGTGGTGGCGACTATTCCCATAAGGGACGTGCACCCTCTAGTTAAAGAAATCAGGCGTTTGCCGGGAGCCGTTCTGATCGAACTCACTCCAGAAAACAGGGACGTGATACTAGAGGACATTCTCTCACTTCTTGAGCGGTAA
- the gspD gene encoding type II secretion system secretin GspD: protein MRIIILLFLILSLGFSGVVLKFDEVDIKTVAVQVAKLLGKNLVIDPRVKGKITIISNGEISESEALELFSQALASQGFSLILEKDTMKIVPASQGYPFTEIKAGKGGEFVTLVYKLKNTNASQVVSALRPFLSPYGRIAFHAQSNSVIITDYADSVNKVKKILFYLDSGGGEVRVYKLKYVKPSYVVKLLNPFSTLSTKRYGEPVVIAGVDEMNAVAVYANKEIHRIIEKVISDLDDPSSLEAERSFYIIPLNFVSAEEIYESLNSVFKGIKSVSVGTKKAKKGKGVQALTSITLKSGMKIGFDKRTNSLILYATKSEYEAVREFIKKIDKRRKQLLLTATIIEASAKSILEAGIRWQILGTHGGAAFKGSSLQDVYNAIKSGNFVIGGFSKSGTTVSIGGIDFFFPDLVFLFSLLEQGTGFNVVSNPKILTLDNQEALIKVGQVVPFPTGIKYDVNGNPIITYDYKDVGLELKITPRITGETVRLVIELKLQEITGYLTNEVSGVNYTVPITSNRELNSDVVVENGRTVVIGGLISRKSLKSTEKIPGLGDIPVMGRLFRYDRDEKDKTSLFIFLTPYVITSPQELAKLTQEHEKLARELMKALKKKEEKKVEVEEEDWWDEDI from the coding sequence ATGAGGATTATAATACTCCTTTTTCTCATCCTTTCCCTTGGCTTTTCGGGAGTTGTTCTCAAGTTTGACGAAGTTGACATTAAAACCGTAGCTGTTCAGGTGGCAAAGCTTCTTGGAAAGAACCTCGTAATAGACCCAAGGGTTAAGGGAAAGATAACGATAATATCAAACGGAGAAATAAGCGAGTCCGAAGCCCTTGAACTCTTTTCTCAGGCTCTCGCCTCTCAGGGGTTTTCCCTGATCCTTGAAAAGGACACCATGAAGATCGTACCGGCATCGCAGGGATATCCTTTTACCGAGATAAAGGCGGGAAAGGGAGGGGAGTTTGTCACTTTGGTTTATAAACTCAAAAACACAAACGCCTCTCAGGTGGTTTCGGCTCTAAGACCCTTCCTTTCGCCTTACGGTCGGATAGCCTTTCACGCTCAATCTAACTCTGTAATAATCACTGATTACGCGGATTCCGTAAACAAAGTGAAGAAGATACTCTTTTACTTAGACTCTGGCGGTGGTGAAGTAAGAGTCTACAAACTCAAGTATGTAAAACCCTCCTACGTCGTAAAACTCCTGAATCCCTTTTCAACGCTCTCCACTAAAAGGTACGGTGAGCCCGTTGTAATAGCGGGTGTGGACGAGATGAACGCTGTTGCGGTATACGCAAACAAGGAAATCCACAGAATTATAGAAAAGGTGATATCCGATCTGGATGACCCTTCTTCCCTCGAAGCGGAAAGGAGTTTTTACATAATTCCCCTGAACTTCGTATCCGCCGAAGAGATTTACGAGAGCTTAAACTCCGTATTTAAGGGAATAAAAAGCGTAAGCGTGGGAACTAAAAAAGCTAAAAAGGGAAAGGGTGTTCAAGCTCTAACCTCAATAACCCTAAAAAGCGGTATGAAGATAGGTTTTGACAAGAGGACGAACTCCTTAATCCTTTACGCCACGAAGAGCGAGTACGAGGCTGTAAGGGAATTTATAAAGAAGATAGATAAAAGGAGAAAACAACTCCTCCTCACGGCGACCATTATTGAGGCATCCGCAAAGAGCATTCTTGAGGCGGGAATAAGGTGGCAGATACTGGGAACCCACGGAGGTGCAGCCTTTAAAGGCTCTTCACTTCAGGACGTATACAACGCTATAAAATCGGGAAACTTTGTAATAGGGGGATTTAGCAAAAGCGGCACCACGGTGAGTATAGGAGGAATAGACTTCTTCTTCCCGGACCTCGTGTTTTTATTCTCTCTCCTTGAACAGGGAACGGGCTTTAACGTGGTATCAAACCCCAAAATCCTTACCCTCGATAATCAGGAGGCCCTAATAAAAGTAGGTCAGGTTGTTCCTTTTCCAACGGGAATAAAGTACGACGTTAACGGAAACCCTATAATCACCTACGACTACAAGGACGTGGGGCTTGAACTGAAAATCACTCCCAGAATCACGGGAGAAACCGTGAGGTTGGTGATAGAACTAAAACTTCAGGAAATCACGGGATACTTAACGAACGAAGTCTCAGGAGTTAACTACACGGTGCCCATAACCTCAAACAGGGAACTGAACTCAGACGTGGTCGTGGAAAATGGAAGAACTGTGGTGATAGGGGGACTGATAAGCAGGAAGAGCTTAAAGAGTACTGAAAAAATACCCGGCCTCGGAGACATACCCGTTATGGGAAGACTCTTCAGGTACGACAGGGACGAGAAGGACAAAACGAGCCTTTTTATATTTCTCACCCCTTACGTGATAACGTCTCCTCAGGAACTCGCAAAGCTCACCCAGGAGCACGAAAAACTCGCCCGTGAGCTCATGAAGGCATTAAAGAAAAAGGAAGAAAAGAAAGTAGAAGTTGAAGAAGAAGACTGGTGGGATGAGGATATTTAA
- a CDS encoding Hsp20/alpha crystallin family protein — MDRRSMIVWRPFEEVERLRRDFERLLEEFVPRRAEQETLVPPVEVYETDKEVVIKMDLPGVKKEDIEITVKENAVHVRAERKEEKEEKTENIIRAERFYGVIERVIPLPVEVDPEKAEAKYENGVLEIRIPKVHVEKEKKIKLA, encoded by the coding sequence ATGGACAGGAGAAGCATGATAGTTTGGAGACCTTTTGAAGAAGTAGAAAGACTCAGAAGGGATTTTGAAAGACTCTTGGAAGAATTTGTACCGAGAAGGGCTGAACAGGAAACCTTAGTTCCTCCCGTTGAAGTATACGAAACGGACAAGGAAGTAGTTATTAAGATGGATCTTCCCGGCGTTAAGAAGGAAGACATAGAAATAACCGTAAAGGAAAACGCAGTACACGTAAGGGCCGAAAGGAAAGAGGAAAAGGAAGAAAAGACTGAGAACATTATAAGGGCTGAAAGGTTCTACGGAGTTATAGAAAGAGTAATACCCCTGCCCGTAGAAGTTGACCCCGAAAAGGCAGAGGCTAAGTACGAAAATGGAGTCCTTGAAATAAGGATACCCAAGGTTCACGTAGAAAAGGAAAAGAAGATAAAACTTGCCTAA
- a CDS encoding Lrp/AsnC family transcriptional regulator, giving the protein MNPEERNYPMSITELMELESEYAIRAYILIKADPREIPSIMLALSTFEGVKTADVVTGPYDIIVFVEVPNQDELGRLVINKIHSLEGVKEAITCVVVRI; this is encoded by the coding sequence ATGAACCCAGAAGAAAGGAATTATCCAATGTCTATAACGGAACTCATGGAGCTTGAGTCAGAGTATGCTATAAGGGCGTACATACTAATAAAAGCTGATCCGAGGGAAATTCCCTCAATAATGCTTGCCCTTTCCACTTTTGAGGGCGTAAAGACCGCGGACGTGGTGACAGGACCCTACGACATAATCGTTTTCGTGGAAGTTCCAAATCAGGACGAACTAGGAAGGCTCGTTATAAACAAGATCCACTCCTTGGAAGGTGTTAAAGAAGCTATAACCTGCGTAGTTGTAAGGATATGA
- the alaS gene encoding alanine--tRNA ligase, translating into MSLSAHEIRELFLSFFEKKGHTRVKSAPLVPENDPTLLFVNAGMVPFKNVFLGLEKRPYKRATSCQKCLRVSGKHNDLEQVGYTSRHHTFFEMLGNFSFGDYFKKEAIEYAWEFVTEVLKLPKEKLYVSVYKDDEEAYRIWNEHIGIPSERIWRLGEEDNFWQMGDVGPCGPSSEIYVDRGEEYEGDERYLEIWNLVFMQYNRDENGVLTPLPHPNIDTGMGLERIASVLQGKNSNFEIDIIFPLIQFGEEVSGKKYGEKFETDVALRVIADHLRAITFAISDGVIPSNEGRGYVIRRILRRAMRFGYKLGIENPFLYKGVDLVVDIMKEPYPELELSREFVKGIVKGEEKRFIKTLKAGMEYIQEVIQKALEEGRKTLSGKEVFTAYDTYGFPVDLIDEIAREKGLGIDLEGFQCELEEQRERARKHFKVEAKKVKPVYSHLKELGKTSAFVGYEHMEWESQVVGLVKGEGLVSELKEGEEGEVVLKETPFYPEGGGQIGDAGIIESDKALFKVEDTQKPTEGIIVHIGKVLKGTLKVGDTVHARVDKERRWDIMRNHTATHLLHAALRNVLGEHVRQAGSLVADKYLRFDFTHFSALTEEELKRVEELVNEKIRENLPVNVMEMAYDEALKTGAIAIFEEKYGERVRVISCGEFSKELCGGTHVSATGDIGYFKIISESSVGAGVRRIVAQTGRWSVETAFKEHQTLKKASSALGVGEEEVIQKIEELKEEIKDREREIQRLKQELLKLQIREVVKEENVGDFTLHYGVFEEVEPEELRNLADMLRQRTKKDVVFIASRKGDKINFVIGVSKEISDKVNAKEVIREVGKVLKGGGGGRADLAQGGGKAPDKFPEAVKLLKEILSG; encoded by the coding sequence ATGAGTTTGAGTGCACACGAAATCAGGGAACTCTTTTTGAGCTTTTTCGAGAAGAAGGGACACACGAGGGTAAAGTCCGCCCCCTTGGTTCCAGAGAATGACCCCACTCTCCTCTTCGTAAACGCGGGAATGGTTCCCTTCAAAAACGTATTTTTGGGACTTGAAAAGAGACCCTACAAAAGGGCAACTTCTTGCCAGAAGTGCCTTAGAGTTTCCGGAAAGCACAACGACTTGGAGCAGGTGGGATACACTTCAAGGCATCACACCTTCTTTGAGATGCTCGGTAACTTTTCCTTCGGTGATTACTTTAAAAAGGAAGCTATAGAGTACGCGTGGGAGTTCGTTACAGAAGTCCTGAAACTCCCCAAAGAAAAACTCTACGTTTCCGTTTATAAAGACGACGAGGAAGCTTACAGAATTTGGAACGAACACATAGGCATACCTTCTGAAAGGATCTGGAGACTGGGTGAAGAGGACAACTTCTGGCAGATGGGAGACGTGGGACCCTGTGGCCCTTCCTCAGAGATATATGTGGACCGGGGCGAAGAGTACGAAGGGGACGAAAGGTACTTGGAAATCTGGAACTTGGTTTTTATGCAGTACAACAGGGACGAAAACGGCGTTCTCACCCCCCTTCCTCACCCCAACATCGATACGGGAATGGGACTCGAGAGGATAGCCTCCGTCCTGCAGGGAAAGAACTCCAACTTTGAGATAGACATAATATTCCCCCTTATACAGTTCGGAGAAGAGGTTTCTGGAAAGAAGTACGGGGAGAAGTTTGAAACGGACGTAGCTTTAAGGGTAATAGCGGATCACCTAAGAGCGATAACCTTTGCGATTTCTGACGGGGTAATTCCTTCAAACGAGGGAAGGGGATATGTGATAAGGCGTATCCTCAGACGTGCCATGCGCTTTGGTTACAAACTGGGAATAGAAAACCCCTTCCTGTACAAAGGTGTTGACCTCGTAGTTGACATAATGAAAGAGCCTTATCCCGAACTCGAACTCTCAAGGGAGTTCGTCAAGGGAATAGTGAAAGGAGAAGAGAAAAGGTTTATAAAGACGCTAAAAGCAGGAATGGAGTACATACAGGAGGTAATCCAGAAAGCCCTTGAGGAAGGAAGGAAAACTTTAAGCGGAAAGGAAGTTTTTACCGCATACGATACCTACGGATTTCCCGTGGATTTAATAGACGAGATAGCGAGGGAAAAGGGACTCGGTATAGACCTTGAGGGTTTCCAGTGTGAACTTGAAGAACAGAGAGAAAGGGCGAGAAAACACTTTAAGGTAGAAGCCAAAAAGGTAAAGCCCGTATACTCTCACCTGAAGGAACTCGGTAAGACTTCCGCCTTTGTAGGCTATGAGCACATGGAATGGGAGTCTCAGGTTGTGGGACTTGTAAAGGGAGAGGGGCTTGTATCCGAGTTAAAAGAGGGAGAAGAGGGGGAAGTAGTTTTAAAGGAAACACCCTTCTATCCCGAGGGTGGAGGACAAATAGGAGACGCTGGAATAATAGAATCCGACAAGGCACTCTTTAAGGTTGAAGACACACAAAAGCCCACCGAAGGCATAATCGTTCACATAGGAAAAGTTCTTAAGGGAACTCTAAAGGTAGGAGATACGGTTCACGCAAGGGTGGACAAGGAAAGAAGGTGGGACATAATGAGGAATCACACCGCCACGCACCTGCTTCACGCCGCACTCAGGAACGTTCTCGGCGAGCACGTAAGACAGGCTGGTTCTCTCGTCGCGGACAAGTATTTGAGGTTTGACTTTACACACTTTTCAGCTCTAACGGAAGAGGAACTCAAGAGGGTGGAAGAACTCGTGAACGAAAAAATAAGGGAAAACCTCCCCGTGAATGTAATGGAAATGGCATACGATGAAGCACTAAAAACGGGTGCCATAGCGATATTTGAGGAAAAGTACGGGGAAAGGGTGAGGGTAATATCCTGCGGAGAGTTTTCAAAGGAACTCTGCGGTGGAACGCACGTTTCCGCAACTGGAGACATAGGCTACTTCAAGATAATATCCGAGAGCTCCGTGGGTGCGGGCGTGAGGAGAATAGTGGCACAAACGGGAAGGTGGTCCGTAGAAACCGCCTTCAAAGAACACCAGACGCTCAAGAAAGCTTCTTCAGCTCTCGGCGTGGGCGAGGAGGAAGTAATCCAGAAAATTGAAGAACTTAAGGAAGAAATCAAAGACAGAGAAAGAGAAATACAAAGACTGAAACAGGAACTCCTGAAACTCCAGATAAGGGAAGTTGTAAAGGAAGAAAACGTTGGAGATTTCACACTCCACTACGGCGTATTTGAAGAGGTTGAACCCGAAGAACTCAGGAACCTCGCGGATATGCTGAGGCAAAGGACGAAAAAGGACGTTGTGTTTATAGCCTCCAGAAAGGGAGATAAGATAAACTTCGTTATCGGAGTTT